The following coding sequences are from one Schizosaccharomyces osmophilus chromosome 1, complete sequence window:
- the nup82 gene encoding nucleoporin, WD repeat Nup82, which translates to MLQHLSWTDFLEKHPAFKSIHVATDDWEPLPKQVCAFDTKLYVAVGNEVRLVDCEQVKQNKGGSEATSFTKLTHPELNFTIFQLVISPNGKYLAVVGKSKIVVLGLRSKAEPKSSSPSSFSFNQSSNNGSGIFGGAGSLSFRGFQGQSANSSETPIYYAGIINLNFPVICARFHPLGRSGRSLVILNETQLTLYEVENGYLNPDYTIPLSFNEKPSNAFDVDAEEHIPVSFTFNHSSRGWGAFLVYILTVSGDVYALCPVMPANAIISRTMLQQLSSEIAEHHRSYVDSENAQQLLRWLTKLVGDAALSSELNSRSGFSLEDSNEFSNFSNVFALQRPDDFTLLPALQGPFLIQPLVGDDFSDDCCDIASLGTPVIDVIVVASSSGQIDLFLSPSKISGKWSLPSHCNEPSKALVLSPIHTLRPFTTKTDYTALHYDNFSPFNFTVYHANGAHAVNVERWVRDLRLLYENKSDFKNAKEKKELLDILSSIPDSTEVVERVNTNPLNTSPDPVTGCTQIKHPSLGSAFLCLTKHRQITVIDESEYLDMPIIDKDLKNEDLAESFQISLNGDKNSRNLMYQSLLVQSPFENPYIQTSPERLIVPPELGGKLAVSSYSLRFLGTAVSRMREHLELIHQGILALHYRLGLQKEEFLRQRDHISKLEKRSTHALQKDWLLEQFAELENHAVQCEGRTDVVLQRYMNIHSPDLSDQEKTFVKEIERYRERILGERGIERKLHSIKPLLHNGSMQSKMMLSKSSVRSSSIEPIALDQLKQLLAQQNKLIQIMKAKVVSLQKKI; encoded by the coding sequence ATGTTGCAGCATCTTTCATGGACGGATTTTTTGGAGAAACATCCTGCATTTAAAAGCATTCATGTAGCTACAGATGACTGGGAACCTTTGCCGAAGCAAGTGTGTGCTTTTGATACCAAGTTGTATGTTGCAGTGGGTAATGAAGTACGACTTGTGGATTGTGAAcaagtaaaacaaaacaaaggaGGATCGGAAGCGACCTCTTTTACCAAATTAACACATCCTGAATTGAATTTTACAATCTTTCAGCTTGTCATAAGCCCTAACGGAAAGTACTTGGCTGTTGTTGGAAAGTCGAAAATAGTTGTCTTGGGATTACGCTCTAAAGCTGAACCAAAGtcttcttctccttcttctttctctttcaatcAATCTTCCAATAATGGCTCTGGAATATTTGGCGGCGCCGGCTCGTTAAGTTTTAGAGGTTTTCAAGGTCAGTCGGCCAATTCGTCAGAAACACCTATTTATTATGCTGGGATCATCAATTTAAATTTTCCGGTAATTTGCGCAAGATTCCATCCTTTGGGTAGATCGGGTCGATCTTTGGTCATACTGAATGAAACACAATTAACTTTATATGAAGTTGAGAATGGTTATCTAAACCCTGACTACACAAttcctctttctttcaacGAAAAACCATCCAATGCTTTCGATGTTGATGCGGAAGAACATATCcctgtttcttttacattCAACCATTCTTCACGCGGTTGGGGCGCTTTTCTTGTGTATATTTTGACGGTTAGTGGAGACGTTTACGCTCTTTGTCCTGTTATGCCAGCAAATGCAATCATCTCACGCACAATGCTTCAACAATTGTCATCCGAAATCGCCGAACATCATCGGAGCTATGTGGATTCAGAGAATGCTCAACAACTTTTACGCTGGCTTACAAAGCTGGTTGGAGACGCAGCACTCTCTTCTGAACTTAATTCTCGAAGTGGGTTTTCGTTAGAAGATAGCAATGagttttctaatttttctaatGTTTTTGCTCTTCAGCGTCCCGATGATTTTACACTCTTGCCGGCATTACAAGGACCCTTCTTAATCCAACCCCTTGTCGGTGATGACTTCTCAGACGACTGTTGTGATATTGCTTCCCTTGGAACACCAGTCATAGATGTGATAGTGGTTGCAAGTTCCTCTGGCCAAATTGATCTTTTCTTGtctccttcaaaaatatcTGGGAAATGGTCTTTACCTTCTCATTGTAACGAACCCTCCAAAGCTCTCGTTCTTTCCCCTATTCACACGCTTAGGCCTTTCACCACAAAAACAGATTACACTGCTCTACACTACGATAATTTTTCGCCTTTTAATTTTACGGTTTACCATGCAAACGGCGCTCATGCGGTCAACGTGGAACGGTGGGTTAGAGATTTACGTTTGCTATACGAAAACAAATCAGATTTCAAGAATgctaaagagaaaaaggaattgttGGATATCCTGTCGTCCATTCCTGATTCTACAGAAGTGGTTGAACGGGTGAATACTAACCCTTTAAACACATCACCAGATCCAGTTACTGGTTGTACACAAATAAAGCATCCTTCCTTAGGAAGTgcatttctttgtttgacCAAACACCGTCAGATAACAGTGATAGACGAATCCGAGTACCTGGACATGCCAATTATAGACAAGGACTTAAAGAATGAAGACTTGGCAGAATCATTTCAAATTAGTTTGAATGGTGACAAAAATTCTCGGAACCTTATGTATCAGTCACTCCTTGTGCAATCACCATTTGAAAATCCTTACATTCAAACTTCTCCAGAGCGGCTCATTGTTCCGCCTGAACTTGGCGGAAAGCTCGCGGTGTCATCGTATTCTCTCCGTTTTCTTGGTACTGCTGTAAGCCGCATGCGTGAGCATTTGGAATTAATTCACCAAGGTATTTTGGCATTGCACTATCGTTTAGgtcttcaaaaagaagaatttttaCGTCAACGCGATCATATATCGAAGCTTGAGAAACGATCTACCCATGCGTTACAAAAAGATTGGCTTCTTGAACAGTTCGCTGAGCTTGAAAATCACGCCGTGCAATGTGAAGGACGTACGGATGTGGTATTACAACGGTACATGAATATCCATTCACCTGACTTGAGTGATCAGGAGAAGACATTTGTGAAGGAAATAGAACGTTATCGTGAGCGCATATTGGGTGAAAGGGgtattgaaagaaaacttcATAGTATAAAGCCACTTCTACATAATGGAAGCATGCAATCAAAAATGATGCTTTCCAAATCCTCTGTTCGTTCATCTTCAATAGAACCTATTGCTTTGGATCAACTGAAGCAATTATTAGCTCAGCAAAACAAGTTGATTCAAATTATGAAGGCAAAAGTCGTCTCgctgcaaaaaaaaatttga
- the bbl1 gene encoding ER phosphatidate cytidylyltransferase Bbl1, whose product MARKRSVKKSLAEKENQEESSTLIPSAKNDGQLELMTKAKKALNSRKPSQNFITRTIWTLIMIAMFFSVLAMGHFWVVVLVTLIQIGVYKEVIAIASVPSREKDLPWTKFVNWYFLMTTLYYAYGESIFTYFHHLFVNDSYVLPFVSHHRFISFMLYIIGFVLFVSSLQKGKYKFQFSQFCWTHMTLILVVGQAHFIINNIFEGLFWFFVPVCYVVCNDVFAYLCGKMFGKHPLIEVSPKKTIEGFLGGWLCTVVVGSLITFILMQFDYFICPSRDLSTSVFTGLTCTPNSVFVPHTYNVPNTLVQYLHIPEAVTFAPVYFHLSVFATFSSLVAPFGGFFASGLKRAFKIKDFGDSIPGHGGLTDRVDCQFLNGVFVYMYFQSFIAEKNSSSADILDAAITTLTTPEQLQLLEDFQNYLVDQGKSTADAICNRILKGNR is encoded by the exons atgGCACGGAAAAGATCGGTGAAAAAGTCGCTTGCAGAGAAGGAAAACCAAGAAGAATCCTCAACATTGATACCCTCCGCGAAGAATGATGGACAATTAGAATTAATGAcaaaagcgaaaaaagCACTGAATTCTAGAAAGCCTAGTCAGAATTTTATTACGCGTACGATATGGACACTGATTATGATTGCGATGTTTTTCTCAGTGTTAGCAATGGGTCATTTTTGGGTTGTTGTACTGGTTACCTTGATTCAAATTGGCGTTTATAAGGAAGTGATTGCGATTGCAAGTGTTCCAAGTCGTGAAAAGGATTTGCCTTGGACAAAGTTTGTCAACTG gtattttttaatgactACCTTGTATTATGCCTATGGTGAAAGTATATTCACCTACTTTCACCATTTATTCGTGAATGATTCCTACGTGCTACCCTTTGTGTCCCATCATCGGTTTATTTCCTTTATGTTGTATATTATTG gttttgttttatttgtcTCTTCACTACAAAAGGgcaaatacaaatttcaattttctcaATTTTGCTGGACACATATGACACTTATTTTAGTTGTCGGACAGGCCCATTTCATTATCAACAACATTTTTGAAGGGCTTTTCTGGTTCTTTGTTCCTGTTTGCTATGTCGTATGTAACGATGTCTTCGCTTACCTTTGTGGAAAAATGTTTGGTAAGCATCCTCTAATCGAGGTATCTCCTaagaaaacaattgaaGGGTTTTTGGGTGGCTGGTTGTGCACAGTCGTTGTTGGTTCCTTGATTACCTTCATTTTGATGCAATTTGACTATTTTATTTGCCCTAGTAGAGACCTTTCCACCTCTGTCTTTACTGGCTTAACTTGCACACCCAACTCTGTTTTTGTACCACATACTTACAATGTACCAAATACCTTGGTGCAATACTTGCATATTCCCGAAGCAGTAACTTTTGCTCCCGTATATTTCCACTTGTCAGTCTTTGCTACCTTCTCAAGCCTTGTTGCACCTTTTGGTGGATTCTTCGCTAGCGGCTTGAAGAGAGCttttaaaatcaaagattTTGGCGATTCTATTCCCGGTCATGGTGGTTTGACGGATCGCGTTGACTGCCAATTTTTGAACggtgtttttgtttacatgtATTTTCAGTCTTTTATTGctgaaaagaattcttcCAGCGCAGATATTTTGGATGCTGCTATAACTACCTTAACAACACCTGAGCAGTTGCAGCTGTTAGAAGATTTTCAGAACTATTTGGTTGACCAGGGAAAATCAACTGCCGATGCTATTTGCAATAGGATTCTCAAAGGAAATCGTTAA
- the ptr2 gene encoding plasma membrane PTR family peptide transmembrane transporter Ptr2, with translation MSTIPPNKAVDGAFDIISTNESYEKDVKKNPEEATVIADEQSLYSQDSPEKSLSDGIIIDGETYFPPTEEEIQTLSHVPSSIPFCAWVIVIVELCERFAYYGLTVPFQNYMQFGPHDSTKGALSLGQSGATGLSNFFQFWCYVTPVFSAFIADQFLGRYNTIWVSAVIYFVGILILTCTAIPSVVNSGKSLGGFVVSLIIIGLGTGGIKSNVSPLMAEQLPKVPPYVKTMKNGNRVIIDPTITTSRVYMLFYWAINLGSLSVLATTNLERKTGFVYCYLLPLCVFIIPLAILFGTKRIYKHTPPAGSIFVKVCQVFFLAIQNKFNFQAAKPSYPDTKGKVVLKNNWDDLFIDEFLRALRACKTFLFFPIYWVCYNQMTNNLISQAAEMNTGNVSNDIFQVFDSIALIIFIPICDYGLYVLLRHLRIPFRPIARITVGFMFAAASMVYASVLQAKIYQRGPCHSNFTDDCTFNYINVWIQIPAYVLIAFSEIFASITGYEYAYTKAPASMKSFITSLFLLTNAFGAILSICISSTAVDPKLTWMYAGVAITAFIAGIAFFFCFRHYDNMEDDENKLEYVRAMEEQKQAVSNEVAESYNFEKVPTNGSAHDVDKFTAAEESLRA, from the coding sequence ATGAGCACAATTCCTCCCAACAAGGCCGTTGATGGCGCTTTTGACATTATTTCGACAAACGAATCTTACGAAAAAGAtgtgaagaagaatcccGAAGAAGCCACCGTCATTGCTGATGAGCAGTCCTTGTACAGCCAAGATTCCCCCGAAAAGTCCCTTTCCGATGGAATTATTATCGATGGCGAAACCTATTTTCCTCCTacggaagaagaaatccaaACACTTAGTCATGTTCCAAGTAGCATCCCTTTCTGTGCTTGGGTGATTGTCATCGTCGAACTTTGCGAACGGTTTGCTTATTATGGTTTAACTGTCCCTTTCCAAAATTACATGCAATTCGGTCCTCACGACTCCACAAAAGGTGCTTTGAGTCTTGGTCAATCTGGTGCTACTGGTCTTTCTaacttcttccaattctgGTGCTATGTAACCCCTGTCTTTTCCGCTTTCATTGCCGATCAATTCTTGGGTCGATACAACACCATTTGGGTCAGTGctgttatttattttgttggtATTCTTATCCTTACTTGTACCGCCATTCCCTCCGTCGTAAATTCTGGAAAAAGTTTAGGCGGTTTCGTTGTTTCCCTCATTATTATTGGTTTGGGTACTGGTGGCATCAAGTCAAACGTCTCTCCCTTGATGGCCGAGCAACTTCCCAAGGTTCCTCCTTATGTCAAAACGATGAAGAATGGAAACCGTGTTATTATTGATCCTACTATTACTACTTCCCGTGTTTATATGTTGTTCTATTGGGCTATTAACCTTGGATCTCTTTCTGTGCTTGCTACTACTAATTTGGAACGCAAAACTGGTTTCGTCTACTGCTACTTACTTCCCCTTTGTGTCTTTATTATTCCGTTGGCTATCCTCTTTGGTACCAAGCGTATTTACAAACACACTCCCCCTGCCGGCTCTATCTTTGTGAAAGTCTGTCAAGTTTTTTTCCTTGCCATCCAAAACAAGTTCAACTTCCAAGCAGCAAAACCCTCTTATCCCGATACAAAGGGTAAGGTCGTTCTGAAAAACAATTGGGatgatttgtttattgatgaatttcttCGTGCTTTGCGTGCATGCAAAactttcctcttcttcccTATTTATTGGGTCTGTTATAATCAAATGACCAATAATTTGATTTCTCAGGCTGCTGAAATGAATACCGGTAATGTTTCAAATGACATTTTCCAAGTATTTGACTCCATTGCTCTCATTATCTTTATTCCAATTTGCGATTACGGATTGTATGTTCTCTTGCGTCACCTTCGTATTCCTTTCCGTCCTATAGCTCGTATTACCGTAGGTTTTATGTTTGCTGCTGCTTCCATGGTTTATGCTTCCGTTTTGCAAGCTAAAATTTATCAAAGAGGCCCTTGCCACAGCAACTTTACCGATGATTGTACTTTTAACTACATTAACGTTTGGATTCAAATTCCTGCTTATGTTTTAATTGCATTCTCTGAAATTTTTGCAAGTATCACTGGTTACGAATATGCTTATACGAAGGCTCCTGCTTCCATGAAATCGTTCATTAcctctttatttttgttaacCAATGCTTTTGGCGCCATTTTGTCTATTTGCATTTCCTCTACAGCCGTCGATCCCAAGCTTACTTGGATGTATGCTGGTGTTGCCATCACTGCCTTTATTGCCGGTATCGcgtttttcttctgcttCCGCCATTACGATAACATGGAAGACGATGAGAACAAGCTGGAATATGTTCGTGCAATGGAAGAGCAAAAGCAAGCTGTTTCCAATGAAGTCGCTGAAAGCtataattttgaaaaagtcCCTACAAATGGTAGTGCCCATGATGTTGACAAGTTCACAGCTGCTGAAGAATCTTTGAGGGCTTGA